In Amycolatopsis coloradensis, one genomic interval encodes:
- a CDS encoding polyphosphate polymerase domain-containing protein → MTKGLPSLSLAEVVATSGLMSRTDRKYVLPLNDFLAVTEALRASLRCLEIDGQRVFGYSSTYFDTPDLAIYRAHRQDRRRRFKIRTRTYTDSADTYCELKVSGKRDETVKVRRPHPAEAAHGLTAPALTFLDDALTVAYGRPAPRPLTPALITDYRRTTLVAADARITCDTSLVWRSGSRSLAAGGDLVLLEVKSAAERNSVTEALAKLRIREQSVSKYCAGLVALGLATGGNRWRPALRRLGVA, encoded by the coding sequence GTGACGAAAGGCCTCCCTTCGCTGTCGCTGGCCGAAGTCGTCGCCACGAGCGGGCTGATGAGCCGCACGGATCGCAAGTACGTCCTGCCGCTCAACGACTTCCTGGCCGTCACCGAGGCGCTGAGAGCGTCGCTGCGCTGTCTGGAGATCGACGGGCAACGCGTGTTCGGCTACTCGTCGACGTATTTCGACACCCCGGATCTCGCGATCTACCGGGCGCACCGGCAGGACCGGCGGCGCCGGTTCAAGATCCGCACCCGGACCTACACCGACTCGGCCGACACCTACTGCGAGCTCAAGGTCAGCGGGAAGCGCGACGAGACGGTCAAGGTCCGCCGCCCGCACCCGGCCGAGGCGGCGCACGGCCTGACCGCGCCCGCGCTGACGTTCCTCGACGACGCCCTGACCGTCGCTTACGGCCGCCCGGCGCCCCGGCCGCTGACTCCCGCGCTGATCACCGACTACCGGCGGACCACCCTCGTCGCCGCCGACGCGCGGATCACCTGCGACACGTCACTGGTCTGGCGTTCGGGTTCGCGGAGCCTCGCCGCCGGGGGTGATCTGGTGCTGCTGGAGGTGAAGTCGGCGGCCGAGCGCAACAGCGTCACCGAGGCGCTGGCGAAACTGCGGATCCGGGAGCAGTCGGTGAGCAAGTACTGCGCGGGACTGGTGGCGCTGGGGCTGGCCACCGGCGGGAACCGGTGGCGACCGGCGCTGCGGCGGCTCGGCGTGGCGTAA
- a CDS encoding DUF4956 domain-containing protein has protein sequence MTTTLLHLAVDLVAAVILAYGIYARRHHRGDLACAYLALNVGVCVSVAVLLSVSTASALGLGLFGVLSIIRLRSDSISQQEVAYYFVALVLGLVNGLPSADWRIVAVFNVLLLAVMYVADHPSRTRGPQRRTVVLDAVYPDEQTMLMELRARLGGTVVRHSVSEVDYVREVTVVDVRFRPDAAVVVHGAPAGHR, from the coding sequence ATGACCACGACACTGCTTCATCTCGCCGTCGATCTCGTCGCCGCCGTGATCCTCGCGTACGGCATCTACGCCCGTCGTCACCACCGTGGTGACCTCGCCTGCGCCTATCTCGCGCTGAACGTCGGCGTCTGCGTTTCGGTCGCCGTGCTGCTCTCCGTATCGACCGCGAGCGCGCTCGGACTCGGCCTGTTCGGCGTGCTGTCGATCATCCGGCTGCGGTCCGATTCGATCAGTCAGCAGGAGGTCGCGTACTACTTCGTCGCGCTGGTGCTGGGGCTGGTGAACGGATTGCCGTCCGCGGACTGGCGGATCGTCGCGGTCTTCAACGTCCTGCTGCTCGCCGTCATGTACGTCGCGGACCACCCGTCGCGCACGCGCGGCCCGCAGCGGCGCACGGTCGTGCTCGACGCCGTGTACCCCGACGAACAGACGATGCTGATGGAACTGCGGGCGCGGCTCGGCGGAACGGTCGTGCGGCACAGTGTGTCCGAAGTAGACTATGTCCGTGAGGTGACCGTCGTCGACGTCCGGTTCCGCCCGGACGCCGCCGTCGTCGTCCACGGCGCCCCGGCGGGGCACCGGTGA
- a CDS encoding response regulator transcription factor, protein MTSVLVVEDSARIGAFVEKGLRAQGFATRWVKTGSEGLTEALTGTHDLVVLDLGLPDLDGSDLLRALRAAGRTVPVIILTARDSVVDRVAGLSGGADDYLAKPFAFEELLARIRLRLRGNPEAEPAVLRAGELSLDLRTRKVSVAGEEKDLTAREFALLETLLRNRGQVLSREQLLGGVWGFDFDPGSNVVDVYIRYLRGKIGAERIETVRGMGYRLGESR, encoded by the coding sequence GTGACCAGTGTGCTCGTGGTGGAGGATTCCGCCCGGATCGGTGCGTTCGTGGAGAAGGGCCTGCGGGCGCAGGGTTTCGCGACCCGCTGGGTCAAGACCGGCTCCGAGGGGCTGACCGAGGCGCTGACCGGCACGCACGACCTGGTCGTCCTCGACCTCGGGCTCCCGGACCTCGATGGTTCGGATCTGCTGCGGGCCCTGCGGGCGGCGGGCCGGACGGTGCCGGTGATCATCCTGACCGCGCGGGACAGCGTCGTCGACCGCGTGGCCGGGCTGTCCGGCGGTGCCGACGACTATCTGGCCAAACCGTTCGCCTTCGAAGAACTGCTGGCCCGGATCCGCCTGCGGCTACGGGGAAATCCCGAAGCCGAGCCGGCGGTGCTGCGCGCCGGGGAGCTCTCGCTCGACCTGCGCACGCGGAAGGTTTCGGTGGCGGGGGAGGAGAAGGACCTCACCGCCCGCGAGTTCGCGCTGCTGGAGACGTTGCTGCGGAATCGTGGCCAGGTACTGTCCCGGGAACAGTTGCTCGGCGGGGTCTGGGGTTTCGACTTCGACCCCGGATCGAACGTGGTGGACGTCTACATCCGTTACCTGCGCGGGAAGATCGGCGCCGAGCGGATCGAAACCGTGCGGGGCATGGGATATCGGCTCGGTGAGTCCAGATGA
- a CDS encoding HAMP domain-containing sensor histidine kinase gives MSARARILAWVLLVVLLALAGSLLATRTVLHNQLDQRLDNEIAHETGKLRAFLASPDARPAGQPATVEAVLGRHLERNLPEKYETFFSISDGVASRRSAIEPPVRLDTDPKFVAELSRATSPAYGTVTTAVGSARYGVVPVTIEGSPGRGALVIVEFVDHAAGEINDVVGVMAAMSGAALVLAGLIGWLVAGRILAPVREVRLAAEQIGETDLSRRIEVRGSDDVAALGRTFNTMLDRLESAFAGQREFIDDAGHELRTPITIVRGHIELMGADPEENAATRHLVLDELGRMQRIVDDLLVLAKSGSPDFLTPGETDLADLTVETLAKSRPLADRVWRLDAVAEVKVRADGQRLAQALLQLVSNAVRHTSPGQEIALGSEVTATTARLWVRDTGEGVPPDSRSRIFERFKRGSNSNGDDGAGLGLAIVAAIAEAHGGRVLLDTVPGEGARFTMEIPVAEGADR, from the coding sequence ATGAGCGCCCGCGCCCGGATCCTCGCGTGGGTCCTGCTGGTCGTGCTGCTCGCGCTCGCCGGATCGCTGCTGGCCACCCGCACCGTCCTGCACAACCAGCTCGACCAGCGCCTCGACAACGAGATCGCGCACGAGACCGGCAAGCTCAGGGCCTTCCTGGCGTCGCCCGACGCCCGTCCGGCCGGGCAGCCCGCCACCGTCGAGGCGGTCCTCGGCCGTCACCTGGAACGGAACCTGCCCGAGAAGTACGAGACGTTCTTCTCGATCAGCGACGGCGTCGCGTCGAGGCGGAGCGCGATCGAGCCGCCGGTCCGGCTCGACACCGACCCGAAGTTCGTCGCGGAACTGTCCCGGGCGACGAGCCCGGCGTACGGCACGGTCACCACCGCGGTCGGATCCGCGCGGTACGGCGTCGTCCCGGTGACCATCGAGGGCTCGCCGGGCCGCGGCGCGCTGGTGATCGTCGAGTTCGTCGACCACGCCGCCGGCGAGATCAACGACGTCGTCGGCGTGATGGCCGCGATGTCCGGGGCCGCGCTCGTGCTGGCCGGGCTGATCGGCTGGCTGGTCGCCGGCCGCATCCTCGCACCGGTGAGGGAGGTCCGGCTGGCCGCCGAGCAGATCGGCGAGACCGATCTGTCGCGCCGGATCGAGGTCCGCGGCTCGGACGACGTCGCCGCGCTCGGGCGCACCTTCAACACGATGCTGGACCGGCTCGAAAGCGCCTTCGCCGGGCAGCGCGAGTTCATCGACGACGCCGGGCACGAACTGCGCACGCCGATCACCATCGTCCGCGGCCATATCGAACTGATGGGTGCAGATCCCGAGGAGAACGCCGCCACGCGGCATCTGGTCCTCGACGAACTCGGGCGTATGCAACGGATCGTGGACGACCTGCTCGTCCTCGCGAAGTCCGGCAGCCCCGACTTCCTCACGCCCGGTGAGACCGACCTCGCCGATCTCACGGTGGAGACCCTCGCCAAATCCCGTCCGCTGGCCGACCGCGTCTGGCGGCTCGACGCGGTCGCCGAGGTGAAGGTCCGCGCGGACGGCCAGCGGCTCGCGCAGGCGTTGCTGCAACTGGTCTCCAACGCCGTCCGGCACACCTCTCCCGGCCAGGAGATCGCCCTCGGTTCCGAGGTGACCGCGACGACGGCGCGCCTTTGGGTCCGCGACACCGGCGAGGGAGTCCCGCCGGACTCGAGAAGCCGGATCTTCGAACGGTTCAAACGCGGCAGCAACTCGAACGGCGACGACGGCGCCGGGCTCGGCCTGGCGATCGTCGCCGCGATCGCCGAAGCGCACGGTGGCCGTGTCCTGCTCGACACCGTGCCCGGCGAAGGCGCGCGGTTCACCATGGAGATCCCCGTCGCGGAAGGTGCGGACCGGTGA
- a CDS encoding NAD(P)H-binding protein has translation MIVVTGATGNVGRPLVENLVAAGEEVTAVSRRISPSDVPEGVRTVRADLARTEGLKEIFAGADRVFLLTSGEFLAAGGGVAEVVAAAGEAEIVLLSSQGVATGRHAPAFEEAVKAASPKWTVLQPGGFASNAFQWAPAIRADRVVAAPFGDVALPVIDPADIADVAAAVLREPGHHGRTYVLTGPEPISPRRQSADLGDALGEPLRFAELSEDEARAAMSEFMPPVVVEATLSILGRPTEEEQRVSPDVEKVLGRPGRTFADWAARNAAAFK, from the coding sequence ATGATCGTGGTGACCGGAGCGACCGGGAACGTAGGACGGCCGCTGGTGGAAAACCTTGTCGCCGCAGGAGAAGAAGTGACGGCGGTGTCGCGCCGGATCTCGCCGTCGGACGTGCCGGAGGGCGTGCGGACCGTGCGGGCCGATCTCGCCCGTACTGAAGGACTCAAGGAGATCTTCGCCGGAGCGGACCGGGTTTTCCTTCTGACGTCGGGAGAATTCCTGGCGGCGGGCGGTGGCGTCGCCGAGGTCGTCGCTGCCGCCGGTGAAGCCGAGATCGTGCTCCTGTCCTCCCAAGGGGTCGCGACCGGGCGGCACGCGCCCGCGTTCGAGGAGGCGGTCAAGGCGGCGAGTCCGAAGTGGACGGTCCTGCAGCCGGGAGGCTTCGCGTCGAACGCCTTCCAGTGGGCGCCGGCGATCCGGGCCGATCGGGTCGTCGCCGCGCCGTTCGGCGACGTCGCGCTGCCCGTCATCGACCCGGCGGACATCGCCGACGTCGCGGCGGCCGTGCTGCGGGAACCCGGCCATCACGGCCGGACCTACGTGCTCACCGGACCCGAGCCGATCTCGCCCCGGCGGCAGTCGGCGGATCTCGGCGACGCGCTCGGCGAACCGCTGCGATTCGCCGAACTGAGCGAAGACGAGGCCCGCGCCGCGATGTCGGAGTTCATGCCGCCGGTGGTCGTGGAGGCCACGCTTTCGATCCTCGGCAGGCCGACGGAGGAGGAGCAGCGGGTCAGCCCCGACGTCGAGAAGGTGCTTGGACGACCGGGGCGCACCTTCGCCGACTGGGCGGCGCGGAACGCGGCGGCCTTCAAGTGA
- a CDS encoding CoA transferase, translating into MPETALGPLRVLDFSRVLAGPFATMLLADLGATVIKVERPGTGDDTRSWGPPYDAAGQATYFQSVNRNKTSVALDLGDPDDLAQARALALDADVVVENFRPGVMDRLGLGPEVLLAANPGLVLCSITGFGSGGGAALPGYDLLIQAVGGLMSITGDPAGEPQKVGVALVDVLAGLFASVGILAALRHRDRTGQGQRVEINLLSSLLAALVNQGSAYTSGGTVPARMGNRHPSIAPYELVPCADHELALAVGNDRQFAALCEVIGLPELAGDTRFATNPARVEHRAELRALLEEHLGKRPAAEWAAELSAAGVPAGEVNDIAGAFALAERLGLSPTVDLPRPDGTSVRLTRNPIGLSATPPRYETAPPDDPGQLTLPLPGWS; encoded by the coding sequence ATGCCCGAAACCGCTCTCGGTCCGCTGCGCGTCCTCGACTTCTCGCGGGTGCTCGCCGGCCCGTTCGCCACCATGCTGCTGGCCGACCTCGGCGCGACGGTGATCAAGGTCGAGCGGCCGGGCACCGGCGACGACACCCGCAGCTGGGGACCGCCCTACGACGCCGCCGGTCAGGCGACGTACTTCCAGTCGGTGAACCGGAACAAGACGAGCGTGGCGCTGGACCTCGGCGATCCCGACGATCTCGCCCAGGCCCGCGCGCTCGCGCTGGATGCCGACGTCGTGGTCGAGAACTTCCGGCCCGGCGTGATGGATCGGCTCGGACTCGGCCCGGAGGTCCTGCTGGCGGCGAATCCCGGCCTCGTCCTTTGCTCCATCACGGGTTTCGGCTCCGGCGGCGGCGCCGCGCTGCCCGGTTACGATCTGCTCATCCAGGCCGTCGGCGGGCTGATGAGCATCACCGGCGACCCGGCGGGCGAGCCGCAGAAGGTCGGCGTCGCACTCGTCGACGTCCTGGCCGGGCTGTTCGCGAGCGTCGGCATCCTCGCCGCCCTGCGCCATCGCGACCGGACCGGGCAGGGGCAGCGGGTCGAGATCAACCTGCTGTCCAGCCTGCTCGCGGCGCTGGTCAACCAGGGCAGCGCCTACACCTCCGGAGGGACGGTCCCGGCGCGGATGGGCAACCGGCATCCCAGCATCGCGCCCTACGAACTCGTCCCCTGCGCCGATCACGAACTCGCGCTCGCCGTCGGCAACGACCGGCAGTTCGCGGCGTTGTGCGAGGTCATCGGCCTGCCGGAGCTCGCGGGCGACACCCGGTTCGCGACCAATCCGGCACGCGTCGAGCACCGGGCCGAGCTCCGCGCGCTGCTCGAAGAGCACCTCGGCAAGCGCCCGGCGGCCGAGTGGGCGGCGGAGTTGAGCGCCGCCGGAGTGCCTGCCGGGGAGGTCAACGACATCGCGGGCGCGTTCGCGCTGGCCGAACGGCTCGGACTGAGCCCGACGGTGGATCTCCCGCGGCCCGACGGCACGTCGGTGCGGCTGACTCGCAACCCGATCGGGTTGTCGGCGACGCCGCCGCGCTACGAGACCGCACCGCCGGACGACCCCGGGCAACTCACCCTTCCCCTGCCCGGCTGGAGCTGA
- a CDS encoding MarR family winged helix-turn-helix transcriptional regulator produces the protein MSEATQTAESVRWAVSRLSSRLRAEQPGEDRSLSRLAASVLANLRHSGPLTVSALAAIEGLQPQSLTRVLNALEAEGRVARRPDEHDRRAQRIVITEAGREALREHVRDGNRWLAQALGEALTPAEREIVRVAAGLLLQVAEHGAGDERGHGAAPPL, from the coding sequence GTGAGTGAAGCCACGCAGACCGCCGAATCGGTGCGCTGGGCCGTTTCGCGGTTGTCGTCCCGTCTCCGGGCCGAGCAACCCGGCGAAGACCGGAGCCTGAGCAGGCTGGCCGCGTCGGTGCTGGCGAACCTGCGGCACAGCGGGCCGCTGACCGTCAGTGCGCTCGCCGCGATCGAGGGATTGCAGCCGCAGTCGCTGACCAGGGTGCTGAACGCGCTCGAAGCCGAAGGCCGCGTGGCCCGGCGCCCCGACGAGCATGACCGGCGGGCTCAGCGGATCGTGATCACCGAGGCCGGCCGAGAGGCCCTGCGAGAGCATGTGCGGGACGGCAACCGCTGGCTGGCCCAGGCGCTCGGCGAAGCGCTGACCCCAGCCGAACGGGAGATCGTGCGGGTGGCGGCGGGACTGCTGCTCCAGGTCGCCGAGCACGGAGCCGGGGACGAGCGCGGCCATGGTGCCGCGCCGCCGCTCTGA
- a CDS encoding ABC transporter permease — MPPSPWRVFWGLLEHDLLITRKQLGGVLAQVLMQPLLMLLVFGKVLGALGYTPPGYARLLLPGLVALNAFFAAAQNASFPLAMEFTTRTIENRLRAPVPLAWIVVERIFAAASRGLVTAVLMVPVGALVLGELSWRTAGLPAALGYTVLGALAGGAAGVTIGSLVSPARIGITFSLVMPPLLFTGSAQFPFPELAAVPWFRALCALNPMTYVSEGLRGALTPQIAHLPGWLCALALALALIVLTPAGLWAFRRRAIT; from the coding sequence ATGCCTCCGAGTCCATGGCGAGTGTTCTGGGGACTGCTGGAACACGATCTGCTCATCACCCGGAAGCAGCTCGGCGGGGTGTTGGCGCAGGTGCTCATGCAACCCCTGCTGATGCTCCTGGTGTTCGGGAAGGTCCTCGGCGCGCTCGGCTACACCCCGCCCGGCTACGCGCGGTTGCTCCTGCCCGGCCTCGTCGCGCTGAACGCCTTCTTCGCCGCCGCCCAGAACGCGTCCTTCCCGCTCGCCATGGAATTCACCACCCGCACCATCGAGAACAGGCTGCGGGCGCCCGTGCCGCTCGCCTGGATCGTCGTCGAGCGGATCTTCGCGGCGGCGTCGCGGGGACTGGTCACGGCCGTTCTCATGGTCCCGGTCGGCGCGCTCGTACTCGGCGAGCTGTCCTGGCGGACGGCCGGTCTCCCGGCGGCGCTGGGGTACACCGTGCTCGGCGCGCTGGCCGGAGGCGCGGCCGGGGTGACGATCGGCTCACTCGTCTCCCCCGCCCGGATCGGGATCACCTTTTCCCTCGTGATGCCGCCGCTGCTGTTCACCGGCTCCGCCCAGTTCCCCTTCCCCGAACTCGCCGCGGTCCCCTGGTTCCGGGCGTTGTGCGCGCTGAACCCGATGACCTACGTCAGTGAGGGCCTGCGTGGCGCGCTGACGCCGCAGATCGCCCATCTGCCCGGATGGCTCTGCGCGCTCGCGCTGGCCTTGGCGCTGATCGTGCTCACCCCCGCGGGTCTCTGGGCGTTCCGGCGGCGGGCGATCACCTGA
- a CDS encoding sigma-70 family RNA polymerase sigma factor, which translates to MTTSERTEPLAAGETVLDDATLVARARDGEIRAYEQLVLRFQGPMYRLALRMLGNKGDAEDVVQEVFLVAWRRLDQLQEDAAFVGWLYRMTTNRCLNVIRARKPVADVELDQQESAGSAGRPDRAAETSAQMTALTGALDQLTAEQRACWLLREVHGRSYEEIAKAIGATTTAVRGRIARARAQLAEVMAPWR; encoded by the coding sequence ATGACGACTTCGGAGAGAACCGAACCGCTCGCGGCCGGCGAAACGGTGCTGGACGACGCGACGTTGGTCGCGCGTGCCCGCGACGGCGAGATCCGCGCGTACGAGCAGCTCGTCCTGCGGTTCCAGGGGCCGATGTACCGGCTGGCGCTGCGGATGCTCGGGAACAAAGGGGACGCCGAGGATGTCGTCCAGGAGGTGTTCCTCGTCGCCTGGCGACGGCTCGACCAGCTGCAGGAGGACGCGGCGTTCGTCGGCTGGCTCTACCGGATGACGACCAACCGGTGCCTGAACGTGATCCGCGCCAGGAAGCCGGTGGCCGACGTCGAACTGGACCAGCAGGAGTCCGCCGGTTCGGCGGGGCGGCCGGATCGCGCGGCCGAGACGAGCGCGCAGATGACGGCCCTGACCGGGGCGTTGGACCAGCTGACCGCCGAGCAACGGGCCTGCTGGCTGTTGCGCGAGGTCCACGGGCGCTCCTACGAGGAGATCGCGAAGGCGATCGGGGCGACCACCACCGCGGTGCGCGGACGCATCGCGCGAGCACGAGCACAGTTGGCGGAGGTGATGGCGCCATGGCGATGA
- a CDS encoding Asp23/Gls24 family envelope stress response protein yields the protein MAMNHTTRDYLLPCGRDVEQIWDRLDEVDAGRADTHELDCPHCRATRESLRVLRGLTRELAEDDAEPSPDLTSRIMSAIRAEVRRRDLVPLASPEPGDVQVSDQAVAAVLRFAADSVDGVRARRCRVHRSGEDTDALAVDVELSLAIAHDFDGDSLDLVRERVTAAAGARVGLRLARLDLVVEDIYDA from the coding sequence ATGGCGATGAACCACACGACCCGGGACTACCTGCTGCCGTGCGGCCGTGATGTGGAACAGATCTGGGACCGGCTCGACGAGGTCGACGCCGGGCGGGCGGACACGCACGAACTCGACTGCCCGCACTGCCGGGCGACCCGCGAGAGCCTCCGGGTGCTGCGCGGGCTGACCAGGGAACTGGCCGAAGACGACGCCGAGCCCTCGCCGGATCTCACCAGCCGGATCATGTCCGCGATCCGCGCCGAGGTGCGGCGCCGGGACCTGGTGCCGCTGGCCAGCCCGGAACCGGGCGACGTGCAGGTGAGCGATCAGGCGGTCGCGGCGGTACTGCGGTTCGCCGCGGACTCCGTGGACGGTGTCCGCGCGCGGCGTTGCCGGGTCCACCGGTCGGGCGAAGACACCGACGCGCTGGCCGTGGACGTGGAGCTGAGCCTGGCGATCGCGCATGATTTCGACGGTGACTCGCTGGACCTGGTCCGCGAGCGGGTCACGGCGGCGGCCGGCGCCAGGGTGGGTCTCCGGCTGGCCCGGCTCGATCTGGTGGTGGAGGACATCTATGACGCGTGA
- a CDS encoding Asp23/Gls24 family envelope stress response protein encodes MTREQAPARPSVETVISPPVIAAVAAHAAARVPGVVRLEPGLRGLAGSLTRIARQRIKGLDPAPTEGVRAFVEHDPPDVRVEIDLSLSGLDQAAATAQAVQRAVGKAVTEATGLTPSAVSVSILDIEIRGGLL; translated from the coding sequence ATGACGCGTGAGCAGGCCCCGGCAAGACCATCGGTCGAGACGGTGATCTCCCCTCCGGTGATCGCGGCGGTCGCCGCGCACGCCGCGGCCCGGGTCCCCGGCGTGGTCCGCCTGGAACCCGGATTGCGCGGGCTGGCCGGCTCGCTGACCCGGATCGCGCGGCAGCGGATCAAGGGCCTCGATCCGGCGCCGACGGAAGGAGTCCGCGCGTTCGTCGAGCACGATCCGCCGGACGTCCGGGTGGAGATCGACCTCTCGCTCTCCGGGCTGGACCAGGCCGCGGCGACAGCGCAGGCGGTACAGCGTGCCGTCGGCAAGGCGGTCACCGAGGCGACAGGGCTCACCCCGTCGGCCGTCTCGGTGTCCATTTTGGACATCGAAATCCGTGGAGGACTGTTGTGA
- a CDS encoding Hint domain-containing protein: MEQSFPPGGAQWPPPQGWVPQPVPAPPARKPRWLLFGGIAGLVLVLLAGLTTWLLWPSKAGREPFEQALAGLSSAPAVRNSTSTVGGMIKTDVKTTAYGETSGTLSFQGKKIDILVVGGKVYFKAPDGMLPGAMADAGGTDELKDRWMTGEDALFGPALQQFESPEKLAARLRAALDQADEIPGDQDETVRDVPALKASTPAGDLYVSKEAPHRLLRYSVKMPGGIPSMPSLPRIPTLPSVAPRPAAEQQSPGGLGESDVDALSPEDTDAVYDDLMANARKLTSAVDTGVRFDVNGSATVSCGAGGCTVTANVSNSASANSGGKVTGQVNATMTANVTIDGRPAGSCQSATTLPVNGAGSVSCVNGAAGGVFASVEAQKKADAEARSRAAGGVPVQYQIQSIAAVSVLASAIGQVEVTRIVDDLGQRRDAVNNCGRATNSFAAGTRVLMADRTARAIEGISPGDRILAVDPYTGRQVEVPVLARIVGHGEKLLYRLTVRGGEVTATDNHLFWDPEKRAWVEAAWVRPGQALSTSDGAQVRVETVRSYEDDTSVFNLSVAGPHTFQVLAGPTSVLVHNQGGELDPLKFFGDYTGRIDRFDTAGRSEFEIHVYYKGVEYGFFGSNGWFPKHGLPVPTNPPAQLESVLKGYAIDYMRRSQRLKPDDDIKGDAWKRARVARGNC, from the coding sequence GTGGAGCAATCATTCCCACCCGGAGGCGCGCAGTGGCCGCCGCCGCAGGGCTGGGTCCCGCAACCGGTACCGGCGCCGCCCGCCCGGAAACCCCGGTGGCTGCTGTTCGGCGGGATCGCCGGACTGGTGCTGGTGCTCCTCGCGGGTCTGACGACCTGGCTGTTGTGGCCGTCGAAGGCGGGCCGCGAACCCTTCGAGCAGGCACTCGCCGGCCTTTCTTCGGCGCCCGCCGTCCGGAACAGCACTTCCACCGTCGGCGGGATGATCAAGACGGACGTCAAGACCACCGCGTACGGCGAGACGTCCGGCACGTTGTCCTTCCAGGGCAAGAAGATCGACATCCTGGTCGTCGGCGGCAAGGTCTACTTCAAGGCGCCGGACGGCATGCTGCCCGGGGCGATGGCGGACGCCGGCGGGACCGACGAGCTCAAGGACCGGTGGATGACCGGCGAGGACGCGCTGTTCGGCCCGGCTCTGCAGCAGTTCGAATCCCCGGAGAAGCTCGCCGCCCGGTTGCGCGCGGCGCTGGACCAGGCGGACGAGATTCCCGGGGACCAGGACGAGACCGTCCGGGACGTTCCGGCGCTCAAGGCGAGCACGCCCGCGGGTGACCTGTACGTCTCGAAGGAGGCACCGCACCGCCTTCTCCGCTATTCCGTGAAGATGCCCGGCGGGATACCGTCCATGCCTTCCCTGCCACGAATCCCGACGCTGCCGTCGGTGGCACCGCGACCCGCGGCGGAGCAGCAGTCGCCGGGCGGGCTCGGCGAGTCCGATGTGGATGCCTTGTCGCCCGAAGACACCGACGCCGTCTACGACGACCTCATGGCCAACGCCCGGAAGCTGACCAGCGCGGTCGACACCGGGGTGCGGTTCGACGTCAACGGCTCGGCCACCGTGTCCTGCGGCGCGGGCGGTTGCACGGTGACCGCGAACGTGAGCAATTCCGCGTCAGCGAACAGCGGAGGGAAGGTCACCGGCCAGGTCAACGCCACCATGACCGCGAACGTCACGATCGACGGCCGTCCAGCGGGAAGCTGCCAGAGCGCGACGACCCTCCCAGTGAACGGCGCCGGTTCGGTCAGCTGCGTCAACGGCGCGGCCGGTGGTGTCTTCGCCAGCGTCGAAGCGCAGAAGAAGGCCGACGCGGAAGCGCGTTCGCGGGCCGCGGGCGGAGTGCCTGTGCAGTACCAGATCCAGAGTATCGCGGCGGTTTCCGTTCTGGCGAGCGCGATCGGGCAGGTCGAGGTCACCCGCATCGTCGACGACCTCGGGCAGCGTCGCGACGCGGTCAACAACTGCGGGCGGGCCACGAACAGTTTCGCGGCGGGCACCCGGGTGCTCATGGCCGACCGCACCGCCCGGGCGATCGAGGGGATCTCACCCGGTGACCGGATCCTGGCCGTCGATCCGTACACCGGAAGGCAGGTCGAGGTCCCGGTACTCGCGAGGATCGTAGGGCACGGCGAGAAACTGTTGTACCGGCTGACCGTTCGCGGTGGCGAGGTGACAGCCACGGACAACCACCTGTTCTGGGACCCGGAAAAGCGGGCCTGGGTCGAGGCGGCCTGGGTGCGCCCGGGGCAAGCCCTGTCCACAAGCGACGGTGCGCAGGTCCGTGTCGAGACCGTTCGGTCCTACGAGGACGACACCTCGGTCTTCAACCTCTCGGTGGCAGGACCGCACACCTTCCAGGTCCTCGCCGGCCCGACGTCTGTCCTTGTGCACAACCAGGGCGGCGAACTCGACCCGCTCAAGTTCTTCGGTGACTACACCGGCCGGATCGACCGCTTCGACACGGCGGGCCGGTCGGAGTTCGAGATCCACGTCTACTACAAGGGTGTCGAGTACGGTTTCTTCGGTTCGAACGGCTGGTTCCCCAAGCACGGCCTGCCGGTGCCCACCAACCCGCCCGCGCAGCTCGAATCCGTGCTCAAGGGGTATGCGATCGACTACATGCGGCGCAGCCAGAGGCTGAAGCCTGACGACGACATCAAGGGTGACGCCTGGAAACGTGCCAGGGTCGCTCGGGGGAATTGCTGA